The following coding sequences lie in one Silene latifolia isolate original U9 population chromosome 5, ASM4854445v1, whole genome shotgun sequence genomic window:
- the LOC141657478 gene encoding isoamylase 2, chloroplastic, protein MLSTSSSLIGFYQTPTYTAHSFTRFAYACDLFSRKALKYQCHTDGHREFLHRQNGDFAITCSAREVLVKAHASTRNSIDHDLQRLSRYRFRTENGGQVTVAVGNKGVKYPVYIEFFPTNNSNDNQNKLILSWGIYRSDSTSFIPLEFQSSVPNGQNSISDIPLLQNSYGSYVVEMEFESYLAPFYLSFLLKHPGNSEIKSHRNSNFCVPVGFSSGNPTPLGLSFSSDGRINFALFSGNVENVFLCLFDDNASEKPALEIELDPYVNRTGDIWHASIDSVGPFVSYGYRCKRNISDGTIGKVLLDPYTKLLRTKVPGLPDLGALRVPPAFDWGEDVRPGLPLEKLSVYRLNVNRYTTDKSSNLPSEISGTFSGVAEKVDHLKSLGFNAIVLEPIFPFNEKQGPYFPFHFFSPMQSYGPVNDSISAINSMKDMVKTMHASGIEVFLEVVFSHTAEKSVIREVDPSYFYTDGDPDLGVRNSLNCNYPIVQQMVVESLRFWVTEFRVDGFCFINASYLLKGFHGEELSRPPLIETITYDPVLSKTKMIADCWDPYDLASKETCFPHWKKWAEINSKFSIDVRNFLRGEGLISDLATRLCGSGDIFSAGRGPSFSFNFITRYLGLPLVDLVSFSSSELAAELSWNCGEEGATDNKLVLETRLQQIRNFLFILFISLGVPVLNMGDECGSSAGGSPAHSNKKPLNWSAMSTSFGIQSTRFISYMNSLRKRRGDLLQKREFLKEEHIVWLHSDLSSPKWLDPSAKFLAMELTPDTKGIDQSSDSSLVNGKLYVAFNAGENSETVTLPSSAEEMIWVRLVDTGLPYPEFLSEGVSVPEEISGVVTYEMKSHSCVLFEAKVQQD, encoded by the coding sequence ATGCTTTCGACCTCTTCTTCTCTTATAGGATTTTACCAAACACCTACTTATACTGCACATTCCTTTACTAGATTTGCCTACGCTTGCGATTTATTTAGTAGAAAAGCATTAAAATATCAATGCCATACTGACGGGCATAGAGAATTCCTACATCGTCAAAATGGTGATTTCGCTATAACATGTTCTGCTAGAGAGGTCTTGGTCAAAGCACATGCCTCTACTAGGAACTCCATTGATCATGATTTGCAAAGATTGTCGAGGTATCGGTTTAGAACAGAAAATGGTGGTCAGGTGACTGTGGCTGTAGGGAATAAAGGTGTTAAATATCCTGTTTATATTGAGTTTTTCCCTACTAATAATTCAAATGATAATCAGAACAAGCTGATACTAAGTTGGGGCATCTATAGATCTGATTCTACTTCTTTTATTCCTCTCGAATTTCAGAGTTCCGTACCCAATGGCCAAAACTCCATCTCTGATATTCCACTTCTTCAGAATTCTTATGGCAGCTATGTAGTTGAGATGGAATTTGAATCATATTTAGCTCCATTCTATCTCTCATTCCTATTGAAACACCCTGGAAATTCTGAAATAAAAAGTCACAGAAACTCAAATTTTTGTGTGCCTGTCGGCTTTAGTTCCGGGAACCCGACGCCACTTGGTCTTTCTTTTTCCTCTGATGGCAGAATCAACTTTGCCCTTTTCTCTGGAAATGTGGAAAATGTTTTCCTCTGCTTGTTCGATGATAATGCATCGGAAAAACCGGCTTTAGAGATTGAACTAGACCCATATGTAAATCGGACTGGTGATATTTGGCATGCCTCCATTGATAGTGTTGGACCCTTTGTTAGCTACGGTTATCGATGCAAGAGAAATATATCTGATGGAACTATAGGTAAAGTTCTTCTAGATCCTTACACTAAATTATTAAGGACAAAGGTTCCTGGTCTTCCTGATCTTGGAGCATTGCGTGTTCCACCTGCTTTTGATTGGGGTGAAGATGTTCGTCCTGGCTTGCCTTTAGAGAAATTAAGTGTCTACCGTCTGAATGTGAATCGATATACAACAGACAAGTCCAGTAATTTACCTTCAGAAATTTCTGGTACCTTCTCTGGAGTTGCTGAAAAAGTAGATCATCTTAAGAGTCTTGGTTTCAATGCCATAGTACTCGAGCCAATTTTCCCTTTTAACGAGAAGCAGGGACCCTAttttccatttcattttttttcaccAATGCAATCATATGGACCTGTCAATGACTCAATATCTGCCATCAACTCCATGAAAGATATGGTTAAGACAATGCATGCTAGTGGAATAGAGGTTTTCTTGGAAGTTGTTTTCTCTCACACAGCTGAAAAAAGTGTAATCCGTGAAGTTGACCCGTCTTATTTTTACACTGATGGGGATCCTGATTTGGGTGTTCGGAATTCCTTGAACTGTAATTACCCAATTGTCCAACAAATGGTTGTTGAAAGTCTGCGGTTTTGGGTGACTGAGTTTCGGGTTGATGGGTTTTGCTTCATTAATGCTTCGTACCTCTTAAAAGGTTTTCACGGGGAAGAACTATCTCGCCCACCTTTGATAGAAACTATCACTTATGATCCAGTGCTCTCTAAAACCAAGATGATAGCAGATTGTTGGGATCCTTATGACCTGGCCTCCAAAGAAACCTGTTTTCCCCACTGGAAAAAATGGGCTGAAATTAATTCAAAATTTTCCATCGATGTGCGCAACTTTCTGAGAGGCGAGGGATTAATAAGCGACTTGGCCACGAGATTGTGTGGAAGTGGGGACATCTTTTCTGCTGGAAGAGGCCCTtcattttccttcaatttcattaCAAGGTACTTAGGACTTCCACTTGTTGACTTAGTTAGCTTCAGTAGTAGTGAACTTGCTGCTGAATTAAGCTGGAATTGTGGTGAAGAAGGGGCCACAGATAACAAACTCGTCCTAGAAACACGACTTCAACAAATAAGGAACTTTCTCTTCATCCTCTTCATTTCACTCGGTGTTCCGGTGTTAAACATGGGAGACGAATGCGGTTCATCAGCAGGCGGATCCCCTGCGCACAGTAACAAAAAACCTTTGAACTGGAGCGCCATGAGTACATCTTTTGGCATCCAATCCACGCGATTCATTTCATATATGAACTCCCTTAGAAAACGACGGGGCGACCTTCTACAAAAGAGGGAGTTTTTGAAAGAAGAACATATTGTCTGGTTGCATAGTGACCTCTCTTCACCAAAATGGCTCGACCCGTCAGCTAAGTTCTTGGCTATGGAGCTTACTCCAGACACCAAAGGTATCGACCAGAGCTCCGACTCTTCTCTTGTAAATGGAAAGTTGTATGTCGCATTCAATGCTGGAGAAAATTCAGAAACTGTCACGTTACCGTCATCTGCAGAGGAAATGATTTGGGTTCGTTTAGTTGACACGGGGCTTCCATACCCAGAATTTTTGTCAGAAGGTGTTTCGGTTCCTGAGGAGATATCTGGTGTTGTAACTTATGAAATGAAGTCACACAGCTGTGTACTATTTGAAGCCAAGGTTCAACAGGATTAA
- the LOC141655450 gene encoding uncharacterized protein LOC141655450, producing the protein MLNKECIFLQKWWMLDAGCWMLDAGTTCDYGGYVHASIYGNTLIDRFRSRLTEGDVYVMNHFGIEVNKSPYRVVSESKIMLKFQFNTYIKKITSESSTISRHRFDFVLFSTLEQRRLKPDVLTDVYGILVNESVEKDSTAIEIRDKSGNIIKLKLWRQFSVDFNEQIKEYRGQPNIIVVVTSTLVKGYNMGKQSSLPS; encoded by the exons ATGTTGAATAAGGAGTGTATATTCCTTCAGAAATGGTGGATGCTGGATGCTGGATGCTGGATGCTGGATGCTGG AACTACCTGTGACTATGGCGGTTACGTTCATGCTTCCATATATGGTAATACTCTAATTGACAGGTTCCGTTCAAGACTCACTGAGGGAGATGTTTACGTGATGAACCACTTTGGTATTGAAGTGAACAAATCACCATATCGTGTTGTTAGTGAGAGCAAAATTATGTTAAAGTTTCAGTTTAACACTTACATTAAAAAGATTACTTCCGAAAGTTCCACAATTTCAAGACACAGATTTGACTTTGTTTTATTCAGCACTTTAGAACAACGTCGACTCAAACCAGATGTTCTTACAG ATGTATACGGAATTTTAGTAAACGAATCTGTGGAGAAGGATTCAACCGCTATTGAAATCCGAGACAAGAG TGGGAATATTATCAAGCTGAAGTTATGGAGACAATTCAGCGTTGACTTCAACGAACAAATAAAAGAATATCGTGGTCAGCCCAACATTATTGTAGTAGTGACTTCTACTTTAGTTAAAGGCTATAATATGGGTAAGCAATCCTCTTTGCCATCTTAA
- the LOC141655451 gene encoding uncharacterized protein LOC141655451, with product MGHGTLEAKAGENDTEETWIEIPEQYIGSKGALTIEVIVNQMYPDFAINHKNEDYLRERAILTPLNETVDLINTHMANLVLGEEVLYRSCDEVCTASTESEDQFTSYPTEYLNSLNLQGLPHHELKLKVGMPVMLLRNINQSQGLCNGTRLIITYLGRFIVEGKIITGSKLGEKVFIPRIIMTTADIKIPFMLKRRQYPLKPCYAMTINKSQGQTLTHVGIYLPKPVFSHGQLYVAASRTTSPEGIKFFIDDSAKSSKVTRETSSIKKYLTIYIPYRKHSIICRFTIRLLDSKVDVKA from the coding sequence ATGGGACATGGAACATTAGAGGCCAAAGCAGGTGAGAATGACACGGAAGAAACGTGGATAGAAATACCAGAACAGTACATTGGTAGTAAAGGAGCATTAACCATTGAGGTAATCGTCAACCAAATGTACCCAGATTTTGCGATCAACCATAAGAACGAAGACTATCTAAGAGAAAGAGCAATTCTCACACCTTTAAATGAGACCGTCGATTTGATAAACACCCACATGGCAAATTTGGTGCTAGGTGAGGAGGTGCTATACCGGAGTTGTGATGAGGTCTGTACGGCATCAACTGAATCCGAGGACCAGTTTACATCTTATCCAACAGAGTACTTGAACAGCCTAAACTTACAGGGGTTGCCACACCATGAGTTAAAACTTAAGGTAGGGATGCCAGTAATGCTGCTTAGAAACATAAACCAGTCACAGGGGTTATGTAATGGTACACGTCTAATTATAACTTATCTTGGAAGGTTTATAGTCGAAGGGAAAATAATAACAGGTTCAAAGCTGGGTGAAAAGGTTTTTATACCAAGAATAATAATGACAACAGCAGACATAAAAATACCGTTCATGCTTAAAAGAAGGCAATACCCACTAAAGCCATGTTATGCAATGACAATTAACAAGAGTCAAGGGCAGACCTTAACACATGTAGGAATTTATTTGCCAAAACCCGTATTTAGTCATGGGCAGCTGTATGTAGCAGCTTCAAGGACGACATCCCCAGAAGGTATAAAATTCTTCATAGACGATTCGGCAAAGAGTTCAAAGGTCACACGAGAAACATCGTCTATAAAGAAGTATTTAACAATCTACATTCCCTACCGTAAACATTCTATTATATGCAGGTTTACTATTAGACTTTTGGACTCAAAAGTGGATGTAAAAGCTTAA